A genomic stretch from Shewanella woodyi ATCC 51908 includes:
- a CDS encoding TIGR02450 family Trp-rich protein codes for MNSVNPKALLHSKWTKKHVENREKHFVITKVERDEDNRVIECLIQAVINLNEYSIDWRDLKDVSLWRQGWQ; via the coding sequence ATGAATAGTGTCAATCCAAAGGCTTTACTTCATAGTAAATGGACCAAGAAGCATGTGGAGAATAGGGAGAAGCATTTTGTGATAACTAAGGTTGAACGAGATGAGGATAATAGAGTTATCGAGTGCCTCATTCAGGCTGTCATTAACCTGAATGAGTACTCCATTGATTGGCGCGATCTTAAAGATGTCTCATTATGGCGACAAGGTTGGCAGTAG
- a CDS encoding MBL fold metallo-hydrolase produces MSKSLYLLLMLVSIVSPISGVNAKEFTQASTLKVTTLSTMLASRGIGEWGYSALIEVDGKKILFDTGNRPETVLQNAQTLGIDLSDVEDVILSHNHGDHTGGLLTLRKTLRVQNPKALSRIHVGKGIFAERANSRNSILTMRDQLIKLGSEFIVYEKPTEIFPGVWLTGQVPRVHPEKNWSGKGQIVTQAGLVEDNIPEDLSLVIDTNQGFVLISGCGHAGIINTMEHITANIHPSKIAAAIGGFHLVSATDEHLAWTAKKLQDFGVDQMIGAHCTGIDALYTLRGHLASDRKHMVVGSIGDQFTLKTGIKAGFIAH; encoded by the coding sequence ATGTCTAAATCTCTATATTTACTGCTGATGTTAGTCAGTATTGTTAGCCCGATAAGTGGAGTCAATGCCAAGGAGTTTACACAGGCTAGCACGCTTAAAGTGACTACGCTTTCGACCATGCTTGCCAGTCGTGGAATAGGGGAGTGGGGTTATTCCGCCCTGATAGAAGTTGATGGCAAGAAAATTTTGTTTGATACCGGCAATCGTCCTGAGACAGTGCTGCAAAATGCTCAAACTTTAGGTATCGATCTGTCTGATGTTGAAGATGTGATATTAAGCCATAATCATGGCGACCACACAGGTGGTCTGCTCACCCTCAGAAAAACACTGCGTGTACAAAACCCCAAGGCCCTGAGTCGTATTCATGTGGGCAAGGGGATATTTGCAGAGCGAGCCAATAGCCGAAATTCAATATTAACGATGCGAGACCAACTGATTAAGCTGGGAAGCGAGTTTATTGTTTATGAGAAGCCCACTGAAATATTCCCTGGGGTTTGGCTTACAGGCCAAGTACCGCGGGTTCATCCTGAGAAAAACTGGAGTGGAAAGGGACAGATCGTCACACAAGCAGGTTTAGTCGAAGATAATATCCCAGAAGATCTCTCCTTGGTTATCGACACCAATCAAGGTTTTGTACTTATCTCTGGCTGCGGCCATGCGGGGATTATTAATACCATGGAGCACATTACCGCTAACATTCACCCAAGTAAAATCGCAGCAGCCATAGGCGGATTCCATTTAGTGTCCGCAACAGATGAACACTTAGCTTGGACGGCCAAGAAACTACAAGATTTTGGTGTCGATCAGATGATTGGCGCACACTGCACCGGTATCGATGCCCTCTATACACTACGCGGCCATTTGGCTTCGGACAGAAAGCACATGGTTGTCGGCTCTATTGGTGATCAGTTCACTTTAAAAACAGGCATAAAAGCAGGCTTTATTGCACATTAG
- a CDS encoding TapY2 family type IVa secretion system protein produces MKKLLWVISLCCLWLSFSTTAEERADYKCYVDTNQGHKVVRFSWYPSKTKLYMARFVGKRMTSDKGSQPLYIKSMLECVNVTQSFNKPQARAVEQRTLS; encoded by the coding sequence ATGAAAAAGTTACTTTGGGTTATCAGTTTATGCTGTCTATGGCTCTCATTTAGCACTACTGCGGAGGAGAGGGCGGATTATAAATGTTATGTTGATACTAATCAGGGACACAAGGTGGTGCGATTTTCTTGGTATCCGAGTAAAACAAAGCTCTATATGGCGAGGTTTGTCGGTAAGCGGATGACAAGTGATAAAGGGTCACAACCCCTGTATATAAAGAGTATGCTTGAGTGTGTTAATGTGACGCAATCATTCAACAAGCCTCAAGCGCGAGCTGTTGAACAAAGAACCTTAAGTTAA
- a CDS encoding MmcQ/YjbR family DNA-binding protein — protein MDVETAKQYLLSKPETILDFPFGKEVSVFKVKGKMFATLAIGKMGKGDEDGHRDWWMNLKCDPDEAAILRDIFPAVIPGYHMNKALWNTVILDGSIPQGEIERMIDNSFSLVVAKMTKKDQRSILLHL, from the coding sequence ATGGACGTTGAAACGGCAAAACAGTACCTATTATCTAAACCGGAAACGATACTTGATTTTCCCTTCGGTAAAGAGGTTTCTGTATTTAAAGTGAAGGGAAAAATGTTCGCGACCTTGGCCATTGGTAAGATGGGAAAAGGTGATGAAGATGGTCATCGAGATTGGTGGATGAACCTCAAATGTGATCCTGATGAAGCCGCGATATTGAGGGATATATTTCCTGCTGTGATCCCCGGTTATCATATGAATAAGGCGTTATGGAATACCGTTATTCTCGACGGCTCAATTCCGCAAGGTGAAATTGAACGTATGATAGACAACTCATTTTCCTTAGTGGTTGCCAAGATGACGAAGAAAGATCAGAGATCGATTTTACTTCATCTATAA
- a CDS encoding DUF3429 domain-containing protein, translated as MKTWKILGYMGLIPFVACLYLSEREMVWGIALKSAFIAYSAIILSFIAGTIWRVDRQLQQSHQQIVSNIFSITAFACLLIRHDIALGILATSYLLLFLYEIRFVKQSKLKIDYIIMRFRLTFAVILLHIVALILWS; from the coding sequence ATGAAGACTTGGAAAATACTGGGCTACATGGGGTTGATTCCATTTGTCGCTTGCCTGTATCTAAGTGAGCGTGAAATGGTTTGGGGTATAGCACTAAAGTCCGCTTTTATCGCTTATAGCGCCATTATATTAAGCTTTATTGCTGGCACTATTTGGCGAGTTGATAGGCAACTACAGCAAAGTCATCAACAGATTGTGAGTAATATTTTTAGCATCACAGCATTCGCTTGCTTATTGATACGTCACGATATCGCTTTAGGCATTTTAGCAACAAGCTACTTACTCCTCTTCCTGTATGAAATTAGGTTTGTTAAGCAAAGTAAACTCAAAATTGACTACATTATTATGCGCTTTCGACTAACGTTTGCTGTGATTTTACTGCACATAGTGGCGCTTATTTTATGGTCATAG
- a CDS encoding DUF3081 family protein, with amino-acid sequence MKNNLDVKRSLLIFNQIISHGERNNGRSVFNGMSAWYDFDGYTCYLAFNEVTLTLLFHGKYLIDSPSAESLAAFEKKLSQFN; translated from the coding sequence TTGAAAAATAACCTAGATGTAAAACGTAGTTTGTTGATCTTTAATCAAATCATCAGTCATGGAGAGCGGAACAATGGACGTAGCGTTTTCAATGGCATGAGCGCTTGGTATGACTTTGATGGTTATACCTGTTATTTGGCATTTAATGAGGTCACATTGACGCTACTCTTTCATGGCAAATACCTCATAGATAGCCCATCGGCAGAGTCATTGGCCGCATTTGAAAAAAAACTATCACAATTTAATTAG
- a CDS encoding SDR family NAD(P)-dependent oxidoreductase, translating to MITQQTLIIGASSDIAVAIAIQVEKIDSTGLVLVTRDFSAYSEIIDDNINKILIEDYQSASIEAVIRQLAQLDHAPITQVFICHGVLHTQQIKPEKRLEDLTAASFEQVMMINALTPILWLQKLTPLLTSSIPCKITVFSARVGSISDNRLGGWYSYRASKAALNMMLKTAAIELARRAKNIKIIAFHPGTTDTALSKPFQKNVPPGKLFSCEFVAKQLLEIVEKSELDSTLSYLDWQGKAISW from the coding sequence ATGATAACTCAACAAACTTTAATCATTGGGGCAAGTAGCGATATTGCAGTAGCCATAGCGATTCAGGTAGAGAAAATAGACAGTACAGGATTAGTGTTAGTCACCCGAGACTTTAGCGCTTATTCAGAAATAATTGACGATAATATCAACAAAATATTAATTGAAGATTATCAATCGGCATCGATTGAAGCCGTGATCCGTCAGCTAGCACAATTAGATCATGCTCCTATTACCCAAGTATTCATCTGTCACGGCGTACTGCATACTCAGCAGATTAAGCCTGAAAAACGATTAGAGGATCTAACAGCAGCATCATTTGAACAAGTCATGATGATAAATGCACTCACCCCCATACTGTGGCTGCAAAAATTAACACCACTGTTAACCAGTTCAATCCCCTGCAAGATCACTGTATTTAGTGCTCGAGTTGGCAGCATTAGTGATAATCGTCTAGGTGGGTGGTACAGCTATCGCGCCTCAAAAGCAGCCCTCAATATGATGCTTAAAACTGCCGCAATTGAGCTAGCTCGGCGGGCTAAAAACATCAAAATTATCGCCTTTCACCCAGGAACCACTGATACAGCTCTTTCAAAACCGTTTCAAAAAAATGTACCACCGGGGAAGCTTTTCTCTTGCGAGTTTGTAGCTAAGCAACTGCTAGAAATTGTTGAAAAGTCTGAACTCGATAGCACATTAAGTTATCTTGATTGGCAAGGAAAGGCGATCAGTTGGTGA
- a CDS encoding pilus assembly protein: MSIFAPELTAICGQVCSRLTAIGRSTFSYRRFRLSSFLISSSAIYILFPHSILADDTELYVHEASARSGARPQMLIIFDNSGSMNTTVVGAEKPYSSNAGGISGDNLGKQNKLYFTRGATAAEDQPNPSNTSETRHFSGVINSCESSWESLHEYGFYTGYFRGYSFTGSEGTWKELDDTGTEGVIGIDCFEDIQDEKWANAVGVTSGLPVDGRGSSSQPRFYTYANGSSTEATKQRARERAELTGFGTGRPLTIYTQDYLTWQHGTKEKANISRLEIAKNAVKSIILTTPSVDFGLAVFNVNAWNEFERDGGRIISGLKENTSGVKSDLIEVIGDIQGKTNTPLCETLYEAYRYFSGLSVDFAYKNTDLPGAGYYVSQQPQMDASVAKSGIYESPFKKCQNNASVVIITDGVPTKDAAANGFIDTLTGGADKYGSAATGDLNYLSAMSSWMNKYDLNTSEPGEQTVSTHTIGFSKGAASAAALLKKTAEVGGGRYFDATNANLLQGSLQQVVSEALDTNSSFTSPAVASNNFNRTQSFEYAYYSIFLPNKGPTWLGNLKKYRVTGKGEVVDKAGNPAIGLDGNIKSTACSFWTPSAVCSAGGDGNEVEKGGALSAMQAADSRTIYSNLNTGLTELTVNNVTSTAGGTENLVNYLGVAEEQFPSLFGWAMGLDVDNNKGLESIPNPATNWRDDIMGDALHSKPLALNFGTKSTPDVRIVMGTNHGFLHMFKDDSSSNSVTENWAFIPYELLPNLKTLRANVPTGVHSVYGVDGSPVAYTESNDSGIEKAWLFFGMRRGGSSYYAIDISNPDNPSFMWKVDASSPGMSELGQSWSTPVVTTIPGRSSESPVLIFGAGYSPSGKDGAGIGADDVKGRGVFILDAETGALVHQFGSASTGGTQLPGISDSIPSSVAVLDSNADGATDRIYATDTGGNVWRMDMPSADTNKWSGFKFASLGGGVQSSDRRFYSAPAVAQTVITNIAEVTVENGGTTTKTKTKLNIPYDAVVVGSGHRAMPSDLSRSDMFFTLQDRNVVSRSFKGGGSGVVIPTTLTLSELYDVTSTPPSDSDEQEQINFGKKRGWYYSFSRTGEKNLSPATIVNGRVFFTSFVPPGDNSSSDQCISAGAGFLYNFDLHRGTRTHTYIRTGEFVPDTPQLIVPPRVVNEGEEANPPNMYLIGIGAALPGNPPEGCDPSDLKCVGGGLSTNRIYYYTSD; the protein is encoded by the coding sequence ATGAGCATTTTTGCCCCTGAATTGACTGCAATTTGTGGTCAGGTTTGTAGCCGTTTAACTGCTATTGGTCGGTCAACTTTTTCCTATCGTCGATTTAGACTTTCATCTTTTTTGATCAGCTCTTCTGCTATTTATATTCTGTTTCCGCACTCTATCTTAGCCGATGATACTGAACTCTATGTGCATGAAGCATCTGCACGTAGTGGGGCTCGGCCGCAGATGCTGATAATCTTTGATAACTCCGGCAGTATGAATACAACGGTTGTTGGAGCTGAAAAACCTTATTCATCAAATGCCGGTGGTATAAGCGGCGATAACTTAGGCAAGCAAAACAAGCTCTACTTCACCAGGGGGGCCACGGCCGCAGAAGATCAACCTAACCCCTCCAACACATCAGAAACACGTCACTTTTCTGGAGTGATCAATAGTTGTGAGAGCTCTTGGGAATCACTGCATGAATATGGTTTTTATACTGGCTATTTCAGAGGTTACTCATTTACAGGCTCTGAAGGAACCTGGAAGGAGCTCGATGATACCGGCACTGAGGGGGTGATTGGTATCGACTGTTTTGAAGATATACAGGATGAAAAATGGGCCAATGCAGTGGGAGTGACAAGTGGTTTACCTGTCGATGGGCGTGGCTCTAGCTCTCAACCGAGATTTTATACCTACGCTAATGGGAGCTCTACTGAAGCAACTAAGCAGCGGGCGCGCGAACGAGCTGAGCTGACTGGATTTGGCACAGGTCGCCCTTTGACTATCTATACTCAAGACTACCTTACTTGGCAACATGGTACTAAAGAGAAGGCGAATATCAGCCGTTTAGAGATCGCAAAGAATGCGGTTAAAAGTATCATTTTAACCACACCGAGTGTCGATTTTGGCTTAGCGGTGTTTAATGTTAACGCGTGGAATGAGTTTGAGCGTGATGGCGGGAGGATTATCTCTGGTCTAAAGGAGAATACCTCTGGGGTAAAGTCAGACTTGATTGAAGTTATTGGCGATATTCAAGGTAAAACGAATACCCCTCTTTGTGAAACACTGTATGAAGCTTATCGCTATTTTTCTGGATTAAGTGTCGACTTCGCCTACAAAAATACTGACCTACCAGGAGCGGGTTATTACGTAAGTCAGCAACCTCAAATGGATGCTTCTGTGGCTAAAAGTGGCATTTACGAATCGCCATTTAAAAAGTGTCAGAATAACGCCAGCGTGGTGATTATTACTGATGGTGTGCCGACTAAAGATGCTGCTGCAAATGGTTTCATTGACACATTAACCGGAGGAGCTGATAAATACGGCAGTGCAGCGACAGGAGATCTCAACTATCTAAGCGCGATGTCAAGCTGGATGAATAAGTATGATCTTAATACCAGTGAACCGGGCGAGCAAACCGTTAGCACTCATACGATAGGTTTTAGTAAAGGGGCTGCTAGTGCGGCAGCACTTTTGAAGAAAACTGCTGAAGTAGGCGGAGGACGCTATTTTGATGCCACCAATGCTAACCTGTTACAGGGCTCACTGCAGCAAGTGGTCAGTGAAGCGTTAGATACTAACTCTAGTTTTACTTCGCCGGCGGTTGCGAGTAATAACTTCAACCGAACTCAATCATTTGAGTATGCTTACTACTCCATATTCTTGCCCAATAAGGGGCCTACTTGGCTTGGAAACCTTAAGAAGTACAGAGTGACAGGAAAGGGGGAAGTGGTCGATAAAGCCGGAAACCCTGCCATTGGTCTTGATGGAAATATTAAGTCCACAGCTTGCTCTTTCTGGACACCTTCTGCTGTATGTAGTGCTGGTGGTGATGGTAATGAAGTTGAGAAAGGCGGAGCCCTGTCTGCGATGCAGGCGGCTGATTCTAGAACCATCTATAGTAATTTAAACACTGGATTAACTGAGCTGACCGTTAACAATGTCACTAGTACTGCGGGAGGAACCGAAAACTTAGTTAACTACCTAGGCGTTGCTGAAGAACAGTTCCCCTCTCTTTTTGGTTGGGCAATGGGCTTAGATGTCGATAACAATAAAGGGCTGGAGAGCATTCCTAATCCAGCAACTAATTGGCGCGATGACATTATGGGGGATGCCCTTCATTCAAAACCACTAGCACTTAACTTTGGTACAAAGTCGACGCCTGATGTGCGTATTGTGATGGGGACTAACCATGGTTTTCTGCATATGTTTAAAGATGATAGTAGCAGTAACAGCGTGACTGAAAATTGGGCTTTTATTCCTTATGAACTTCTACCAAATCTAAAAACTCTTAGGGCGAATGTGCCCACAGGTGTTCACTCTGTTTATGGCGTTGACGGTTCTCCTGTGGCCTACACCGAAAGTAATGACTCAGGTATAGAGAAGGCATGGCTCTTCTTTGGCATGCGCCGAGGCGGCAGTAGTTACTATGCTATTGATATCAGTAATCCCGATAATCCAAGCTTTATGTGGAAAGTGGATGCCAGCTCGCCGGGTATGTCTGAATTGGGTCAGTCATGGTCTACTCCTGTCGTCACAACCATTCCAGGTCGAAGCAGTGAGAGTCCCGTGCTTATTTTTGGTGCGGGTTACTCGCCGTCGGGTAAAGATGGTGCGGGTATTGGAGCCGATGATGTTAAAGGTCGCGGGGTCTTTATTCTTGATGCTGAAACCGGTGCATTGGTGCATCAGTTTGGCTCTGCCAGTACAGGAGGAACACAACTTCCAGGGATCTCAGACAGTATTCCAAGCTCAGTTGCTGTATTAGACTCCAATGCTGATGGGGCAACCGATCGTATTTATGCGACAGATACAGGCGGTAATGTATGGCGTATGGATATGCCATCTGCAGATACAAATAAGTGGTCTGGGTTTAAATTTGCCAGTTTAGGTGGTGGTGTTCAATCTTCTGACAGACGTTTCTACTCAGCTCCCGCCGTGGCACAAACCGTCATCACCAATATTGCCGAGGTGACTGTCGAGAACGGTGGAACAACAACCAAAACAAAAACCAAGCTTAACATCCCCTATGATGCCGTGGTGGTAGGTAGCGGACACAGAGCAATGCCATCAGATTTGAGCCGCTCAGATATGTTCTTTACCCTGCAGGATAGAAATGTGGTGAGTCGCTCCTTTAAAGGTGGGGGGAGTGGAGTGGTTATTCCAACAACGTTGACCCTATCAGAGCTCTATGATGTTACCTCAACTCCCCCTTCAGATTCTGATGAGCAGGAGCAGATCAATTTTGGTAAGAAAAGAGGTTGGTATTACAGTTTCTCCCGTACTGGCGAGAAGAATTTGTCACCAGCCACCATAGTTAATGGGCGAGTATTCTTCACCTCATTTGTGCCGCCCGGTGATAACTCCAGCAGTGATCAATGTATTAGTGCGGGAGCGGGCTTTCTCTATAACTTCGATCTTCATCGGGGAACGCGAACACATACCTACATAAGAACGGGTGAATTTGTGCCTGATACGCCTCAGCTCATCGTTCCTCCACGTGTGGTTAATGAAGGCGAAGAAGCTAACCCCCCGAATATGTACCTTATCGGTATTGGTGCAGCCCTGCCTGGTAACCCACCTGAAGGGTGTGACCCTAGTGATTTAAAGTGTGTGGGCGGCGGGTTAAGTACTAATAGAATTTATTACTATACGTCTGATTAA
- a CDS encoding Lcl C-terminal domain-containing protein translates to MKFLDGFSKTPHQEPIEPEVWLDESTNLTWELKTKENWELMYYRNDSAKQQPAEHLVQNQIKIDEDCLTADDYANHLNEIKHGGYSDWRLPTVNELRSLYDKLTESMNPGVSDVSRIAYMSADHDETNTLIFDYKTGSVGKYDINNFLWIRCVRGETPPFLEHHHVVESFTMFYGVVKGLNEILKTKENALQYAYTSEYLNKYYPELPPVDEEIQLQARRWFNDTAFAFNCFPGTAMHSRFEKNTQLELIQQWGLWRSTK, encoded by the coding sequence ATGAAGTTTCTAGACGGGTTCTCAAAAACACCACATCAAGAACCAATTGAACCTGAAGTATGGCTGGATGAATCAACTAATTTAACGTGGGAGTTGAAGACTAAAGAAAACTGGGAGTTGATGTACTACCGCAATGATAGTGCCAAGCAGCAACCTGCAGAACACTTAGTTCAAAATCAAATTAAGATCGATGAAGATTGTTTAACTGCAGATGATTATGCCAATCATTTAAACGAGATTAAACACGGAGGCTATAGTGATTGGCGTTTACCTACGGTCAATGAGCTTCGTTCCTTATACGATAAGTTAACAGAGTCAATGAATCCCGGCGTTTCAGATGTGTCCCGTATAGCATACATGTCGGCGGATCACGATGAAACCAATACTTTGATTTTTGACTACAAGACTGGGAGTGTTGGCAAATATGATATTAACAATTTTCTTTGGATTCGCTGTGTCCGTGGTGAAACTCCTCCCTTCCTTGAACATCACCATGTGGTTGAGAGCTTTACTATGTTTTATGGCGTAGTAAAAGGGTTGAACGAGATTCTGAAAACAAAAGAGAACGCATTACAGTATGCTTACACAAGCGAATACCTCAACAAGTATTACCCTGAACTACCACCCGTTGACGAAGAAATACAGCTACAAGCACGACGTTGGTTTAATGATACCGCTTTCGCTTTTAACTGCTTTCCAGGTACTGCAATGCACAGTCGCTTTGAGAAGAATACCCAACTAGAGCTTATCCAACAATGGGGACTGTGGCGCTCTACCAAGTAG
- a CDS encoding metallophosphoesterase has product MKTILTLSVLGLLFVSQSALASEQNSVTANNESGQLDGRYFDGPYLFYKKGSEQETRDKQHASWICDSTLLTTEINEQQLHRPSNCGELPEPVLNHDAKLVHPDIYTGVKKIVALSDVHGQYDVLIHLLKKQKIIDQNSDWAFGDGHMVMTGDMFDRGHLINEVLWFMYKLDRQASKAGGKLHLLMGNHEQMVMRGDLRYVNERYQTTEKLLNRTYDELYDNSSEIGQWLRSKNTLVKINDSLFLHGGISNEWIERGLNLKKANRLYRANVDKSKEEIRQDPLLNFLFFGNGPTWFRGYFKPDFDENELDKILAYFQVKRVVVGHTSQEQVLGLFDNKVLAIDSSIKNGNSGEILLMKEGHLIRGLYNGERIGL; this is encoded by the coding sequence TTGAAAACGATATTAACATTAAGCGTATTGGGCTTACTTTTCGTAAGTCAGTCAGCATTAGCTTCCGAGCAAAACTCAGTCACTGCTAACAATGAGTCTGGGCAGCTCGATGGACGCTATTTCGATGGCCCCTATCTGTTCTATAAAAAGGGAAGCGAGCAAGAGACCAGAGATAAGCAGCACGCATCTTGGATCTGTGATAGCACTTTGCTGACCACTGAGATTAACGAGCAGCAACTTCATCGCCCCTCAAACTGCGGTGAGTTACCTGAGCCAGTACTGAATCATGACGCTAAGCTAGTTCATCCCGATATCTATACGGGCGTGAAAAAAATCGTCGCGTTAAGTGATGTCCACGGCCAGTATGACGTGCTTATTCATCTGTTAAAAAAGCAGAAGATCATCGACCAAAACAGTGATTGGGCGTTTGGTGATGGACATATGGTGATGACGGGAGATATGTTCGACCGCGGTCATCTGATTAATGAAGTGCTTTGGTTTATGTATAAGCTAGACAGACAAGCATCAAAAGCTGGCGGTAAACTTCACCTGTTAATGGGAAATCATGAACAGATGGTGATGCGTGGTGACCTACGTTATGTCAATGAGCGCTATCAGACTACAGAAAAACTGTTAAACCGCACCTATGATGAGCTGTATGACAACAGCAGTGAGATAGGCCAGTGGCTGCGCAGCAAGAACACACTAGTGAAAATTAATGACTCGCTGTTTCTCCATGGCGGAATTAGCAATGAATGGATAGAGCGTGGGCTCAATCTAAAAAAGGCCAACCGTTTATATCGCGCTAATGTCGACAAGTCAAAAGAGGAGATACGCCAAGACCCACTATTGAACTTCCTCTTTTTTGGCAATGGGCCAACTTGGTTTAGAGGTTATTTCAAACCAGACTTTGATGAGAATGAACTCGATAAGATATTAGCCTACTTTCAGGTCAAGCGAGTGGTAGTTGGGCACACCTCTCAAGAGCAGGTGTTAGGGCTGTTCGATAACAAGGTTTTAGCCATCGACTCCAGTATTAAAAATGGCAATTCAGGGGAGATCCTTCTGATGAAAGAGGGACATTTAATACGCGGTTTATACAATGGCGAACGTATTGGGCTCTAA